In a genomic window of Nomascus leucogenys isolate Asia chromosome 4, Asia_NLE_v1, whole genome shotgun sequence:
- the NKTR gene encoding NK-tumor recognition protein isoform X1, which produces MGAQDRPQCHFDIEINREPVGRIMFQLFSDICPKTCKNFLCLCSGEKGLGKTTGKKLCYKGSTFHRVVKNFMIQGGDFSEGNGKGGESIYGGYFKDENFILKHDRAFLLSMANRGKHTNGSQFFITTKPAPHLDGVHVVFGLVISGFEVIEQIENLKTDAASRPYADVRVIDCGVLATKSTKDVFEKKRKKPTHSEDSDSSSNSSSSSESSSESEIEHERSRRRKHKRRPKVKRSKKRRKEASSSEEPRNKHVMNPKGHSERSDTNEKRSVDSSAKREKPVVRPEEIPPVPENRFLLRRDMPVVTAEPEPKIPDVAPVVSDQKPSVSKSGRKIKGRGTIRYHTPPRSRSCSESDDDDSSETPPHWKEEMQRLRAYRPPSGEKWSKGDKLSDPCSSRWDERSLSQRSRSWSYNGYYSDLSTARHSDGHHKKRRKEKKVKHKKKGKKQKHCRRHKQTKKRRILIPSDIESSKSSTRRMKSSCDRERSSRSSSLSSHHSSKRDWSKSDKDVQSSLTHSSRDSYRSKSHSRSYSRGSSRSRTASKSSSHSRSRSKSRSSSKSGHRKRASKSPRKTASQLSENKPVKTEPLRAAMAQNENVIVQPVVAENIPVIPLSDSPPPSRWKPGQKPWKPSYERIQEMKAKTTHLLPIQSTYSLANIKETGSSSSYHKREKNSESDQSTYSKYSDRSSESSPRSRSRSSRSRSYSRSYTRSRSLASSHSRSRSPSSRSHSRNKYSDHSQCSRSSSYTSISSDDGRRAKRRLRSSGKKNSVSHKKHSSSSEKTLHSKYVKGRDRSSCVRKYSESRSSLDYSSDSEQSSVQATQSAQEKEKQGQMERTHNKQEKNRGEEKSKPEWECPHSKKRTLKENLSDHLRNGSKPKRKNYAGSKWDSESNSERDVTKNSKNDSRPSSDKEEGEATSDSESEVSEIHIKVKPTTKSSANTSLPEDNGAWKSSKQRTSTSDSEGSCSNAENNRGKPQKHKHGSKENLKREHTKKVKEKLKGKKDKKHKAPKRKQAFHWQPPLEFGEEEEEEIDDKQVTQESKEKKVSENSETIKDNIPKTEKSSEEGNLSGNHNTVTVSSDLDQFTKDDSKLSISPTALNTEENVACLQNIQHVEESVPNGVGDVLQTDDNMEICTPDRSSPAKVEETSPLGNARLDTTDTNIVLKQDMATEHPQAEVVKQESSMSKSKVSGEVGKQDSGSASLASAGESTGKKEVAEKSQINLIDKKWKPLQGVGNLAAPTAATSSAVEVKVLTTVPEMKPQGLRIEIKSKNKVRPGSLFDEVRKTARLNRRPRNQESSSDEQTPRRDDDSQSRSPSRSRSKSETKSRHRTRSVSYSHSRSRSRSSTSSYRSRSYSRSRSRGWYSRGRTRSRSSSYRSYKSHRTSSRSRSRSSSYDPHSRSSRSYTYDSYYSRSRSRSRSQRSDSYHRGRSYNRRSRSCRSYGSDSESDRSYSHHRSPSESSRYS; this is translated from the exons ATGAAAACTTTATTCTCAAACATGACAGAGCGTTCCTTTTGTCAATGGCAAATCGAGGGAAACATACCAATGGTTCCCAGTTTTTCAT TACCACAAAGCCTGCTCCACACCTGGATGG GGTGCATGTCGTCTTTGGACTGGTTATTTCTGGTTTTGAAGTAATCGAACAAATTGAAAATCTGAAGACCGATGCTGCAAGCAGACCATATGCAGATGTGCGAGTTATTGACTGTGGAGTACTTGccacaaaatcaacaaaagatG tttttgagaaaaaaaggaagaaaccaaCTCATTCAGAAGACTCGGATTCCTCTTCcaattcctcctcctcttcagaaTCATCTTCAGAAAGTGAAATTGAACATGAGAGAAGCAGAAGGAGGAAACATAAGAGGAGGCCAAAAGTTAAACGTTCTAAAAAGAGGCGAAAGGAAGCAAGCAGTTCAGAAGAGCCAAGGAATAAACATGTAATGAACCCAAAAGG TCACTCTGAGAGGAGTGATACCAATGAAAAAAGATCAGTTGATTCCAGTGCTAAAAGGGAAAAACCTGTGGTCCGCCCAGAAGAGATTCCTCCAGTGCCTGAGAACCGATTTTTACTGAGAAGAGATATGCCTGTTGTTACTGCAGAACCTGAACC GAAGATTCCTGATGTTGCACCCGTTGTAAGTGATCAGAAACCATCTGTATCAAAGTCTGGACGGAAGATTAAAGGAAGGGGCACAATT cgCTATCACACACCTCCAAGATCAAGATCCTGTTCTGAGTCAGATGATGATGACAGCAGTGAAACTCCTCCTCACTGGAAAGAGGAAATGCAGAGATTAAGAGCGTATAGACCACCTAGTGGAGAAAAATGGAGTAAAGGAGATAA GTTAAGTGACCCCTGTTCAAGCCGATGGGATGAAAGAAGCTTGTCTCAGAGATCCAGATCATGGTCCTATAATGGATATTATTCAGACCTTAGTACAGCAAGACACTCTGATGGCCACCATAAAAAacgcagaaaagaaaaaaaggttaagcataaaaagaaagggaaaaagcagaaacactgcagaagacacaaacaaacaaagaagagaAGGATTCTTATACCATCTGACATAGAATCCTCAAAATCTTCCACTCGAAGAATGAAATCCTCTTGTGATAGAGAAAGGAGTTCTCGTTCTTCCTCATTATCGTCTCATCACTCATCAAAGAGAGACTGGTCTAAATCTGATAAGGATGTCCAGAGCTCTTTAACCCATTCCAGCAGAGACTCATACAGATCAAAATCTCACTCACGGTCTTATTCTAGAGGAAGCTCAAGATCAAGGACCGCGTCAAAGTCCTCATCACATTCTCGAAGTAGATCAAAGTCCAGATCTAGTTCCAAGTCTGGGCACCGAAAGAGAGCAtcaaaatcaccaagaaaaaCAGCTTCTCAGTTAAGTGAAAATAAACCAGTTAAAACAGAACCTTTAAGAGCAGCCATggcacaaaatgaaaatgtaatagtACAACCAGTTGTAGCAGAAAATATTCCTGTAATACCACTGAGTGACAGTCCCCCCCCTTCAAGATGGAAGCCTGGACAGAAACCTTGGAAGCCCTCTTATGAGCGAATTCAGGAAATGAAAGCTAAAACAACCCATTTGCTACCCATCCAAAGCACTTACAGTTTAGCAAATATTAAAGAGACTGGTAGCTCATCATCCtaccataaaagagaaaaaaattcagaaagtgaTCAGAGCACTTATTCAAAATACAGTGATAGAAGTTCAGAAAGCTCACCAAGGTCAAGGAGCAGATCTTCTAGGAGTAGATCTTATTCCAGATCATATACAAGATCACGTAGTCTAGCTAGTTCACATTCAAGGTCTAGGTCTCCATCATCTAGATCTCATTCACGAAATAAATACAGTGATCATTCACAGTGTAGTAGATCATCTTCATATACTTCTATTAGCAGTGATGATGGAAGGCGAGCTAAGAGGAGACTTAGatccagtgggaaaaaaaatagtgtttcacaTAAAAAGCATAGCAGCAGCTCTGAAAAGACACTTCACAGTAAATATGTCAAAGGTAGAGACAGGTCTTCATGTGTGAGAAAGTATAGCGAGAGCAGATCATCTTTAGATTATTCTTCAGACAGTGAGCAGTCAAGTGTTCAGGCCACACAGTCAGCCCAGGAAAAAGAGAAGCAGGGCCAAATGGAAAGAACacataataaacaagaaaaaaacagaggtgAAGAAAAATCCAAGCCTGAATGGGAATGCCCTCATTCaaaaaaaaggactttgaaaGAGAATCTTTCTGATCACCTTAGAAATGGCAGTAAGCCCAAAAGGAAGAATTATGCTGGTAGTAAATGGGACTCTGAGTCAAATTCAGAACGAGATGTaactaaaaacagtaaaaatgactCCCGTCCATCCTCTGACAAGGAGGAAGGTGAGGCCACATCCGATTCTGAATCAGAGGTTAGTGAAATTCACATCAAAGTCAAACCCACAACCAAGTCGTCCGCAAATACTTCACTGCCTGAAGATAATGGTGCTTGGAAATCAAGCAAACAGCGCACATCAACTTCTGACTCTGAGGGGTCCTGTTCCAATGCAGAAAACAATAGGGGAAAGCCACAAAAGCACAAACATGGGTCAAAGGAAAATCTTAAAAGAGAACacaccaaaaaagtgaaagagaaattgaaagggaaaaaagacaaaaagcacaaGGCTCCAAAACGAAAGCAAGCATTTCACTGGCAGCCTCCACTAGAATTtggtgaagaggaggaggaagagattgATGACAAGCAAGTTACTCaggaatcaaaagagaaaaaagtttctgAAAACAGTGAAACCATAAAAGATAATATTCCAAAAACTGAGAAATCCAGTGAAGAGGGCAACCTTTCAGGTAATCATAATACAGTGACTGTTTCATCAGATCTTGATCAGTTTACTAAAGATGATAGTAAACTCAGTATTTCTCCTACAGCTTTAAATACTGAGGAAAATGTGGCCTGTTTACAAAACATTCAGCATGTTGAAGAAAGTGTTCCCAATGGAGTGGGAGATGTGCTTCAAACAGATGACAACATGGAGATCTGTACTCCTGATAGGAGTTCCCCAGCAAAGGTAGAGGAGACTTCCCCTCTAGGAAATGCACGGCTTGATACCACAGATACAAACATTGTTTTGAAGCAGGATATGGCAACGGAACATCCTCAAGCAGAGGTAGTAAAACAGGAAAGCAGCATGTCCAAAAGTAAAGTGTCGGGTGAAGTGGGGAAACAGGACAGCGGCTCTGCTAGCTTGGCTAGTGCTGGAGAAAGTACCGGGAAGAAGGAGGTGGCTGAGAAGAGCCAGATCAACCTCATTGATAAGAAATGGAAGCCCCTGCAAGGTGTGGGGAACCTGGCAGCACCTACTGCTGCCACATCCAGTGCTGTGGAAGTTAAGGTGTTGACCACTGTGCCTGAAATGAAACCACAAGGCTTGAGaatagaaattaaaagcaaaaataaagttcGGCCTGGGTCTCTCTTTGATGAAGTAAGAAAGACAGCACGCTTAAACCGTAGACCAAGAAATCAGGAGAGTTCAAGTGATGAGCAGACGCCTCGTCGGGATGATGATAGCCAGTCCAGGAGTCCAAGTAGATCTCGAAGTAAATCTGAAACCAAGTCAAGACACAGAACAAGGTCTGTCTCCTATAGTCACTCAAGAAGTCGATCGAGAAGTTCCACATCATCTTATCG ATCAAGAAGCTACTCTAGAAGTCGGAGCAGAGGATGGTACAGCAGAGGCCGAACCAGAAGCCGGAGCAGTTCCTACCGGAGTTACAAAAGTCACAG GACGTCCAGCAGGAGCAGATCCAGGAGCAGCTCATATGATCCCCACAGTCGATCCAG CAGGTCCTACACCTATGATAGCTACTATAGCAGGAGTCGGAGTCGAAGTAGAAGCCAGAGAAGTGACAGTTACCACCGAGGCAGAAGTTATAATCGGCGGTCCAG GAGTTGTAGATCTTACGGCTCTGACAGTGAAAGTGACCGAAGTTACTCTCATCACCGGAGCCCCAGTGAGAGCAGCAGATATAGTTGA